CATTTTCTTTCTTTAAGCCTAGTACTTCCGAAAGAGTGATAAGGGGCAACAATTTACCTCGTAAACGCAGAACTTTTGCACCCTGAATGGTGTCTACAAAATGACGATTGGTTTCTGATATGTGAACGAGTTCTAAAACACCCACTTGCGGGATGGCAAAAATATTTCCTTTTCCATCGCCAGCGCGAACAATGAGTGCCGAGATAATGGCCAGCGTGAGAGGTATTTTAATTTTGATGCATGTACCCACTCCAACGGTACTCGAAATATCAACCGAGCCCCCAATGCTTTCAATGTTACTGCGTACCACGTCCATGCCTACGCCGCGTCCTGAGACTTCGGTAACTTTGGCCGCTGTAGAAAAACCTGGTTCAAAAATATAACGTAATATTTGTGTGTCCGATAAATTATTGGCAATTTCTTTTGATACAAGTCCTTTTTCAATAGCTTTCGCTTTAATGATATCCGGATTAATGCCGCCGCCATCATCTTCAATTGCAATAATGATGTGACCGCCCTCATGAAAAGCCTTTAATGTAATTTTACCAACGGGCGATTTTCCAGAGGTGGCACGTTTGTCGGGCTTTTCAATGCCGTGATCGGCTGAATTACGCACACAATGTGTGAGAGGATCTTGTATGGCTTGCAAAATCTGGCGATCAATTTCGGTTTCCTGTCCAATCATCACCAGTTCCAGTTTTTTTCCCGTTGCCTGTTCTAAATCGCGCACAATACGGGGGAGTTTAGACCAGGCATTGCCAATGGGTTGCATGCGCGTTTTCATAACAGCTTCTTGTAAGCCCGAGGTAACACGGTTTAATTGCTGAATAGGGTTTAGATAGGGCGATTCATCTTCACCTCTTACTAATTGCAATAATTGATTGCGATTTAATACAAGTTCACCCACTAAGTTCATGAGTTGATCTAATATACCAATGTTGACTCTTAGTGATTGATCACTTGCAGGAGCTTTAGTTTCCATTTTTGGCGTAGTTTCAGACTGTGCGATTGAAGCAACAGGTTTTGATTCTTGTTGAGGGGTATTCTGACTAGTTGTATCTGTTATGGCTGTTGTATTTTCTTCTCTCGATATAATATTGTCAGTATCGAGTACGGATTTTAAGTTTTGAATAGCGACCGAATCATCGCCAGTGGGTTCTTCGCCTGTTCTTTCAAGGCACTCGGCAATATGTTTGACGATATCAATAGCAACTAGTATGGCGCTTATAGCTTGAGCTGTAACGGGGATGGCTCCATCACGTAGTTTAGCCAAAACATCTTCGGCCACATGAGATATTTTTTCCATGCGGCCAAGGCCAAACATACCACATGTTCCTTTGATGGTGTGCATGGCCCTAAAAATAATTTTTAGAACATCCAAGTTGTCCGGCTTTTTTTCTAATTCAACAAGTCCGTTTTCAAGGCGTTCTATGTTTTCAGAGCATTCAACTAAAAATTCATTAAGAATCTCATCCATTT
This sequence is a window from bacterium. Protein-coding genes within it:
- a CDS encoding hybrid sensor histidine kinase/response regulator translates to MDEILNEFLVECSENIERLENGLVELEKKPDNLDVLKIIFRAMHTIKGTCGMFGLGRMEKISHVAEDVLAKLRDGAIPVTAQAISAILVAIDIVKHIAECLERTGEEPTGDDSVAIQNLKSVLDTDNIISREENTTAITDTTSQNTPQQESKPVASIAQSETTPKMETKAPASDQSLRVNIGILDQLMNLVGELVLNRNQLLQLVRGEDESPYLNPIQQLNRVTSGLQEAVMKTRMQPIGNAWSKLPRIVRDLEQATGKKLELVMIGQETEIDRQILQAIQDPLTHCVRNSADHGIEKPDKRATSGKSPVGKITLKAFHEGGHIIIAIEDDGGGINPDIIKAKAIEKGLVSKEIANNLSDTQILRYIFEPGFSTAAKVTEVSGRGVGMDVVRSNIESIGGSVDISSTVGVGTCIKIKIPLTLAIISALIVRAGDGKGNIFAIPQVGVLELVHISETNRHFVDTIQGAKVLRLRGKLLPLITLSEVLGLKKENEINVEHDLLSIVVVQVADMQFGLIVDEIYDTQEIVVKPVGRLLREVNLFSGSTILGDGRVVIILDIARISAQALPQVISDAAQAGLDTAKEMGTSDKTSLLVFKSDSQSHFAVPLALVARLEEFETSKIEKVGNQLVVQYRNSLLPLIKASDKLNIEKFTDLPITAIIFTDGERGMGLLVEEIVDIVDEHLKLDTSGIRPGFLGGSIIAGRATELIDVYHFLRIAYPDWFKLKSETKNEKSRILFVDDSAFFRNLLRPILESRGFDVTTAEDGAEALKILKKDSGFDLLLSDIEMPNMDGFGLISNIRSNDNLKNLPALALTTLAAPPSREKGMQLGFTDYLIKFDQDMVLEAISKTLKQNNAGGQA